Genomic DNA from Armatimonadota bacterium:
GTTTTTCCACAGCCCGTTAATCGCCCTTCCTAAAAACAAACCGAGTGCCAGGAGGTAGAGAGCCCGGACGCCCGCCATGGCCGCCACCATAGCAGGCAGACCAAAATGCACCGCACCGGCTAAGGCCAGAGCCGTTACAACGCCCGACACTCCTCTCGCCGCCGCGATGGGCCTGAACCAACAAAGGCCTTCCAGCACTGCCTGAAACGCCCAAGCGGCCAGAAACACAGGGAGCACCACTCCGGCAATCCGAAAGACTTCCACGGCCTCCTGCCGGAGATCATGCGGGAGCCGGAGCCACCCTCCCCCTACCGGAGCCACCGCCCAGAGCAATCCTCCTGCCACTACTCCAACACCAGTCAACACCAGCCACGAGGTCCAAGCGATCCCGGGAAGGAGGTGGTCGTCCCCGAGCTCCCGGGCCCGGGCCACAGCCCTTACGGTTCCCCGGCCCAGTCCCAGATCGAAGAGGGTGAGGTAGGAGAAGAGGGTCCAGACGAGGGCGAACACCCCGAACCGGTGCATGCCGAGCCGGTGGACGAGTGAGGGCAGCACGAGGGCGTAGGCCACAGCAGGCAGGGCCTGCCCGGCCACGTTCACCGCGGAGTTCCGCCAGAGCGGCATCCCTAGGCCATGGCTTCCCACCGGGCGGCCCGACCTCACCCTCTCTTTACCCCTCGGCCTCCACCTCTCCCGCTCCGACCGGAGCAACCTCTGTGCCGTACGGTACCTCACTTCACGGCCCCTCCAAAAGGTCCACCCCGGATCATCTGCTCCAGGGTTGGCCAGAGGGCCTCTGCCTCCCCGCTCAGTCCGTGCGGCGCAAGGCCCCGGACACGGGAACGTGCCTGATCCTCCCGCGTCAGGGCTCCCACCCTCGGTAAGTGATGAGGCGCACCGCGGTGAGGGCCCGGTACTCCCGGGCCTCCGCCACGAACACCATGGGCAGGACCTCGTCCCGCACCACCTGGAAACGCCACCTCTCCGCCTCCGACCACCGCTCGATCTGTTCCCGGTCAAACCGCGGGCCGGTGAACGGGATGTAGGTCCATTCCCGCACCCGGTGGCGGCTCAGGGCCCGTACGAGGTCCCGGAGGGCTTCGCGACCGTCCACCCGCAGCAGGACCCGCCGGAAGTACAAGGGCGCAAGCGTCCGGAGTACCGGCTCCGCTCCGCTCACCAAGATCGGAGCGGAGCGCCGTTCGACCTCCCCGGAGAGGGTGGCCAGGGATCGGACGCTGGCGTGGATCCCCGCCATCCCCGCGGATTGCACCACGAGCCCCCCGATGATCAGGATCCCGAGGGCCGCATGCACGGCCCGCTCTCCGCGGGGCCAAGAGGGGCTCTGGTGGACGAGGGCAGCCAGTCCGGCCCAGGCGAAGAGGGGGACCGCGGGCAGGAGGTATCGGGGACCCCACTGGAGACCGCCCACGCTGGCCGAGACGAGCACGGCCGCGGTGTAGAGGGCCCCGGTGAGCAGGGGGAACCGGACCTCGGGGAGGGGGCTCCGCGCGGCGAGCGACAGGATGGCCACAAGCGGCGTGGTGGGCAGGAGCCCCATGAGGTGCTGGCCGGTGACCGCAGCGGAGAGGGGGCCTAAGATCGCCACCACGGCACCCGCCAGAACCCAGATCGGATCCCGGCTCCGCACGCCCCAGAAGAGCAGGACACTCCCCGCCACCACCGTGCTTGAGACGGCGAGGGAGAGCGGGATCCGCTCGGGGTGCTCCCCGTTGTGCGGCTGCTCCGTGCTGACGAGGAGGTCGTAGGCCACCAGGAGGCGGCGCTTTGTCCATTCCTCCACCGCTCCGACGGCAGATCGGACCTCCGCCACCCGGGCGCCCACGGCGGCCTCTCCCTTGAGGCCAAGGGGGTGTCCAAAGAGGTAGAGGTTGAGGGCCCACACGGCTAGGGCCGGGACCAGTATGCCGACCACGATCCGGGCCGCCACGCGTCTTGCGAACACCTGCCAGGCGGCCAGGACCAACGCGAGGGCAAAGAGGTACATCTCGGTGCGCAGCCACAGCCCAAGCCCCGCCAGCACTCCCGCGAGGAACGCAGGGACGGAACGCTTCTCCAGGCCCGCGGCCGGGACGAGCGCCGTCGCACCTGCACAGAGCCCCACGGCGGGAGCGTGATCCCAGAACAGGAGACCGTAGATCGAGAGGGGAGTGCTCAGGATCGCGGGCACGGCCAGGGGTGTCCACGTTTTCAGGAGAGATGCGGTCGTCCCGAGCACCGCCACCACGCCGGCTAGGGGCAGGAGGAGGAGGCCGGGGAAGCCCACCACTTGATACGGGAGGGAGGCCAGGGCCGGGAAGTACGGCGGATAGAGGATGTGGAGCTCTCCTTCCCGCCTGACCAGGAACCAGCCGCTGAAGGGGAGGTAGCGGGCCCCCGGGTCGAACGGGGCCCCCGGGTACGGGATGGAGACGCGGCGGTACCCCTGGCGCACGAGGGCCTCCACCTGCACGAAGCGCAGACCTGAATCCGGGGACCAGAAGGCTCGGTGCCGTGACACCGATAGGCCTGCCAGGACCAGCACCCCGGCCCCCGCGGCCACCGCTCCAAGGGCTTCCAGACGCCTCCTCACCGACCCCCCTCGAAGGTCACGAGCCGCAGGCCGCTCTCCGGATCCACACGGTCCTCTGCCACCCTGTAGGGCCAGCTCGCCTCCCGGGACCACCGGAGCACGAAGGCGGGCACGAACCGTACTCCGGAGGCCGGGATGTACGTCCAGCGGGGGACTCGAAGCATAGCAAATCGGCGCACGAGGGCCCGCAGGTCCTCCGGGCTCTGCACCAACAGGAGCTTCTTCTCGAAGTACACGGGGCCCGCGAGGAGTGCGATCCACTCGAAGGAGGTCACCACCACCTCCGCGGGCGCCCGCCGCAACCCTTCCATCCCTGCCCGGTTGCGGACGGTCCACTGCTCCAGCTGGTCCACCCCTGAGGCCTGGATCAGAATCCCTGCCCCCACGAGCGCGGCCGCAACCCCACGCAGGGCGGGCCAGGTCTCCGGGAAGCGTAGGCGGCAGCGGTCCAGGGAGGCGAAGGCAAGCCATGTCAGGGCCGGCAAGATGGGAAGGAGGTAGCGGGGTCCCCACTGGACCCCACCCCGGGTCCCCGTGGCCACGACCCCGACCCCGAAGACCAGGCACACCGCCCACAGGAACTTCTCCCACCGTTGCCGCCGGTCCGGGAGAAAGGCCAGCAAGAGCGGGGGAAAGACCGGGAGGAGGCCGCTCACCGCGGAACGCCCCGCGACCACGGAGAGGACCGATGCCACCGCAAGGATGCCTCCCAGGGCCACGAGCCGCTCCGACCGCTCCCGCAGGCCCAGAAGGATAAAAAGCACGGCCCCCGCAAGCGCCCCGGTGACCCCCAGGGAGATCCACAGGTGGCGCCAGGTGAGACCGTAGAAGTCGGTGTTCACGAGTTGGTAGTAGGCCACGAGGAGGCGCTGCCCCAACCACTCCCATCCCCCGTCCGCCGCGGTGGCAATGGCCTCGGCCCGGGAGGCCGCGAGACTAGAGCCCTTGTAGCCGAGGGGGTGGCCGAAAAGACCGGCGTTTATGACCCACAGGGGAAGGCCGGCGGCCACCACCCCGGATCCCAGGGCCACGGCCCCCCGGATCCGCGGAGTCCCCCACAAAAGCCAGCCCACCAGGGCCGCGGCCGCCAGCACGTACATCTCGTTGCGCAGCCACAACCCCAGACCCAACACGAAACCCGCGAGGCCGAGTGTCCGGAGCGAAGCCCCCTCCAGGGCCCGAACCGCGAGGGAACAACCCCCCGCCGCGAGGGCCACCGCGAGGGCGTGGTCCCAGAAGGAGGCGGCGTACAGGACGAGGGGTGAGCCGAGCCCGAGCCCCAAGCCGCCGAGGACCGCTCCTCCCGACGCCCGATCTCCCAAAAACCGAAGGGTGACCCCCACGGACGCAAGACCGGCAACTCCTGGAAGGAAGAGAAGCCCCGGCCATCCGAACGTGGCGTACAGGGGTGCCGTGAGGGCGGAGAAGTATGGGAGGTAGCTGAGGTAGTGCTTTCCGGCCCGCGCGAAGTGAAACCAGCTCCCCGCGGGAAAGAAGCGGCCTTCCGGATCGAGCTCCCCCGCCGGGTACGGCACGGGCACCTGTCCGGACCGCGCCAGGACCTCCACCTGGACGAACCGCAGCGCTTGGTCTGGGCTCCAGAAGGCCCGGTGCCGGAGGAGCACATGGCCCGCCACCGCGTAGGAGAGAGCGCAGACCGCCAGGACCGCGTAGCCGGCTCGCATCCGGGCAGGTTCGGGAGCATCTCCCATGCCAGGGCGGAGCTATCCCTCCGGCGGGAGCGGGAGATCGCAGCGCACCAGGTCCTCGTAGGTCTCCCGCCGCACCACGACCTGCACCCTCCCCTCCTCCACCAGCACCAGGGCGGGCCGCGGGAATCGGTTGTAGTTGCTGGCCATGGAGTAGGTGTAGGCCCCCGTGGCGAACACCGCCACGACGTCCCCGGGTCCTACCTCCGGGAGACGGGCCTCCCAGATGAGCACGTCCCCGGACTCGCAGCACCGGCCTGCCAGGGCCACGGTCCGGGTGGGCGGCGCATCCGGCCGGTCCGCCACCACGGCCTCGTACCGGGCTCCGTAGAGGGCGGGCCGGGGGTTCTCGTACATCCCACCGTCCACCGCCACATAGGTGCGCACGCCCGGGATCTCCTTGACGGCCCCCACGGTGTAGAGGGTCACCCCCGCAGGCCCCACCACGGACCGTCCCGGTTCCAGGAACAGGGCCGGTAGCGGTAGGCCGTGCTCCGCGCAGGCAATCCGTACCGCCTCCGCCACCGCGCGCACGTAGTCCTCGATGGAAGGAGGCCGGTCAGCCGCGGTGTACCGGATTCCGAGTCCCCCGCCCAGGTTCAGCTCCTCAGGGGTGTACCCGAGCTCGGCCCGGATCCGGGCCGCAAACGCCACCAAGACCTGTGCGTTGAGCCGGAACGGTTCCAGGTCCAGGATCTGGCTCCCGATGTGGCTGTGAAAGCCCCGAAGCCGCACCCCCGGGATCTCCAGGGCCCGACGCACCGCTCGCTCTGCGGCCCCTTCCAGGATCCCGAACCCGAACTTCGTGTCCACCCCACCCGTCTGGACGGCCCGGTGGGTATGGGGCTCGATGCCGGGTGTCACCCGCAGCCAGATCTCCGCGGGACGGGCTCGCTCGCGGGTCATCTCCTCCAGAAGCGCCAGCTCATAGAAGTTGTCCACCACGATGCGGCCCACCCCCGCCCGGAGGGCCATCTGAAGTTCCTCCGGGGTCTTGTTGTTCCCGTGCAGGCACAGGTCCTGCGGCGGAACACCCGCCTGCAGGGCGGTGTAAAGCTCCCCGCCGCTTGTGACGTCGAGTCCGAACCCGTACCGGTGGACCAGCTGACAGACGCCTACGGTGCACAGGGCTTTCGAGGCGTAATAGGGGCGGCCAGCGGGGACGAACTTCCGGAACGCTTCCCGATACGCCTCCAGGTTCGCCCGCAGCCGTTCCCCGTCGAGCACGTAAAGCGGGGTGCCGTAGGTCCGGGCGAGCTCCACCGCGCTGAGACCTCCAAGCCGCAGATGTCCCTCCTTCGTCCGACCGAACGCCTCCCGCACGCCTCCCTCCGCACGAGCTCTCTTCGCAACACTGTACCAGACGGCGGGACGGCCCGCTGCGATACAATCGGGATAGCGGAACCTTCCGGAGGTACATCCATGCGCCAGGCGGTGATCCTCAGCGCCGTCCGCACCCCCATCGGCCGATTCCTGGGCGGCCTCAGCACGGTTCCGGCCCCCAAACTGGGAGCCCTCGTGGTGCGGGAGGCGGTGCGGCGGGCGGGCGTTACACCGGAGCAGGTCGACGAGGTGATCATGGGCAACATCCTCTCCGCGGGGCTGGGTCAGGCCCCGGCCCGGCAGGCGGCCATGTACGCCAGCCTTCCCCCTTCGGTGCCCGCCACCACGGTGAACAAGATGTGCGGGAGCGGGCTCAAGGCCGTGATGCTGGCCGCGCAGGCCGTCCGGGTAGGAGATGCGGAGGTGGTGGTGGCGGGCGGCATGGAGAACATGAGCCAGGCGCCGTACCTCCTGCCCCGGGCCCGCACCGGCTATCGGCTCGGACACGGGGAACTCCTGGATTCCATGATCCATGACGGACTGTGGGACGCCTACCGGAACTGCCACATGGGCTCCTGCGCGGAGCTTCTGGCCGCGGAGTACCGCATCACCCGGGAAGAGCAGGACCGCTATGCGGTTCGGTCCTACCGGCTGGCCCTGGAGGCCCTGGACCGGGGGCTGTTCCGGTCGCAGACCGTGCCCGTGGAGCTCCCGGACGGGAAGGGTGTGGTGGAGGAGGACGAGGAGCCCCGGCGGGTGAACTTCGAGAAGATCCCGCACCTCCCGCCCGCCTTCGAGCCGAACGGGACCGTGACCGCGGCGAATGCGAGCAGCATCAGCGACGGGGCCGCCGCGGTGGTGGTGGCCGCGGAAGAGGTGGCGGAGCGGCTGGGACGGGCGCCCATGGCCCGGATCGTGGGGTACACCACCGCGGCCACGGAACCCGAATGGTTCACCATCGCGCCTGCCTACGCCATCGAGCGGCTGCTCGGTAGGCTCGGATGGACCCCGAAGGAAGTAGACCTCTACGAGATCAACGAGGCCTTCGCCGCAGTTGTCCTCGGGGTGAGCCGGAAGCTCGGGCTGGACCTGGATCGAGTCAACGTGCACGGCGGGGCCGTGGCCCTGGGACACCCCATCGGCGCAAGCGGTGCCCGCATCCTCACCACCCTGCTGTACGCCATGGAGGAACGCGGTGCCAGACGGGGCATTGCGGCCGTGTGCCTGGGGGGCGGGGAGGCGGTGGCCCTCGCGGTGGAACGGGACTAGGATTCCGTCGTGCCTGTGAAGGTGAAGGCCTCGAGGAACAGGGCCGGAACCCGGTCCGAACCGAACCGGCCGTCGCTCAGGAGCCACGTCTCGCGTCCCACCTGCCGCACCGCGGCCAGGGCCTGGACGTAGCCCTGGGTGAACCGCAGGTCCCGCACCGGATAGGTGATCTCTCCACCCTCCACCCAGAACACCCCGTCCCGGGTCATCCCCGTCACCACGCAGTCCCGGGGATGTACAAGCCGCGTGTACCAGAACCGGGTGATGTAAAGCCCCCGATCCAGAGCCCTCAGGAGCTGCTCCAGCGTCGCCTCCCCGGGCGCCAGGAAGAGGTGGGCGGGAAGAGGGCCGAGGCTTGCGGCCTCGGGCCAGGCTCGCGGGAGCGCGTGCCCCGTGGAGCGCTTCCCCTCCCGGGCCGCGGTCACGGTGTCGTACACGGGCCCCTGCGGGACGCCCCGCTCCACGATCCCCACCCGCTGCCGGGGAACGCCCTCGAAGTCAAAGGGGAGCGGAATCCCCGCTGTGTCCCGGCCATCGTCCCACAGGGTCACGTGCTCCGA
This window encodes:
- the lysA gene encoding diaminopimelate decarboxylase yields the protein MREAFGRTKEGHLRLGGLSAVELARTYGTPLYVLDGERLRANLEAYREAFRKFVPAGRPYYASKALCTVGVCQLVHRYGFGLDVTSGGELYTALQAGVPPQDLCLHGNNKTPEELQMALRAGVGRIVVDNFYELALLEEMTRERARPAEIWLRVTPGIEPHTHRAVQTGGVDTKFGFGILEGAAERAVRRALEIPGVRLRGFHSHIGSQILDLEPFRLNAQVLVAFAARIRAELGYTPEELNLGGGLGIRYTAADRPPSIEDYVRAVAEAVRIACAEHGLPLPALFLEPGRSVVGPAGVTLYTVGAVKEIPGVRTYVAVDGGMYENPRPALYGARYEAVVADRPDAPPTRTVALAGRCCESGDVLIWEARLPEVGPGDVVAVFATGAYTYSMASNYNRFPRPALVLVEEGRVQVVVRRETYEDLVRCDLPLPPEG
- a CDS encoding acetyl-CoA C-acetyltransferase, whose protein sequence is MRQAVILSAVRTPIGRFLGGLSTVPAPKLGALVVREAVRRAGVTPEQVDEVIMGNILSAGLGQAPARQAAMYASLPPSVPATTVNKMCGSGLKAVMLAAQAVRVGDAEVVVAGGMENMSQAPYLLPRARTGYRLGHGELLDSMIHDGLWDAYRNCHMGSCAELLAAEYRITREEQDRYAVRSYRLALEALDRGLFRSQTVPVELPDGKGVVEEDEEPRRVNFEKIPHLPPAFEPNGTVTAANASSISDGAAAVVVAAEEVAERLGRAPMARIVGYTTAATEPEWFTIAPAYAIERLLGRLGWTPKEVDLYEINEAFAAVVLGVSRKLGLDLDRVNVHGGAVALGHPIGASGARILTTLLYAMEERGARRGIAAVCLGGGEAVALAVERD